The nucleotide sequence AGCCGAACGTCGGTGCGCGCTTGTCCAGGAACGCCGCGATGCCCTCCTGGCCGTCGGCGGCGGTGGCGCACTCGGCGATCGCCCGGGCCTCGAGTTCCATCTGCTCTTCGATGCCGGTGGCGAACGTGTCGAGCAGCAGCCGCTTGACCGCGGCGTTGGACGTGCGCGACGTCGTCGCCATCTGCTGCGCCAATGCCCGTGCGCGGTCGGCCAGTTCGGCGTCGGACACCACCTCGGTGAGCATCCCCCAGTCGAGGGCCTCGGCGGCCGTCAGCGTCCGGTTGGTCAGCATCAACTGCTGGGTGCGGCGGATGCCGATCAGCCGCGGCAGGTAGTACGACGAGCTGCCGTCCGGGCTGAGCCCGGCCTTGGTGTAGGCCATGGTGAACTTCGCCGACTCGGCTGCCAGGACCAGGTCCCCGGTGACGGCCAGGCTGAACCCCGCGCCGGCGGCCGTGCCGTTGACGACGGTGATGACGACGGCGTCCATCCGGGCGAACGTGGACAGCGCACGGTGCAGGTCGTCGGCGATCCCCTTGACGAAGACGCCCGCGTCGGGCGCGGCGGCCATGGCCCGCAGGTCCCCGCCGGCACTGAAGAAGCGCCCCGCTCCGGTGATCGTGACGACCTTGGTGGCAGGGGTGTCGCACAGTGCCGCCGCGGACGCCAGCTCGCGGGTCAACACGTCGTTCATGCCGTTGGCCGCGTCGGGCCGGTTCAGCACGATCTCGGCGACGGGTCCGGACTGGGAGAACTGCAGCGTCTCGAATTCGGCCATGTCGGAACGTTAGCGCACCGGTTCTTACGGCCGGCGGGCGATCTGTAACGCATCCGGGCAGACGGCCGGGTGGCCGGCGGACGCGGTGGGGCGATTCGTTCACCTCGGTGTGGCACCCTGTTCACACTCTGGACCCAGCAACCCCCGCCGACCGAAGGTGAAGATGGCATCCGACAAGCGCAAGGCGTCCCGACACACGGAGATCGAGCGGAAGTTCGCCGTGTCCGAGGACACCGTGTCCCCGTCGTTCCAGGGCCTGTCGGCGGTGGGCCGGGTGGACCGGTTGGAGCCCGCGCACCTCGACGCGGTCTACTACGACACCCCCGGCCAGGACCTGGCGGCCCACCGCGTCACGCTGCGTCGCCGCACCGGCGGCACCGACGCCGGCTGGCACCTCAAGCTGCCTGCCGGCGCGGACGCGAGAACCGAGGTGCGCCTTCCCCTGTCGGAGGGTGACGCGGTTCCCGACGAGTTGCGCGACGTCGTGCTGGCGCTGGTCCGCGACCGCGATCTCGCACCGGTCGCCCGGATCAGCACCACGCGCAACGTCGACCTCCTGTTCGCCCAGGACGGCACACCACTCGCCGAGTTCTGCGACGACCACGTCACCGCATCGGCCGTCGGCGGCGAAGAGCAGTTCTGGCGCGAGTGGGAACTCGAACTCGCCGAGGGGGCGGATCCCGCCCTGCTCGAACGGCTGGCGAACCGCCTGTTCGATGCGGGCGCCGAACCCGCCGGACACGGCTCGAAACTCGCCAAGGTGCTCTCGGCCACGGCGCCTCGACGCCCACCGCTGCCCGAGGACCCGGTGCACCGCGCGGTGGCCGAGCAGTTCGCCGAGCTGCTCGAGTGGGACCGCGCGGTCCGCGCGGACGCCTGGGACGCGGTGCACCAGATGCGGGTGATCACCCGCAAGATCCGCAGTCTCGTGAAGGGATCCGAGGAGTCCTTCGGGCTCTCCGGTGACGCGTGGGTGCTCGAGGAACTGAAGCTGCTGGCCGGCGTGCTCGGCGTGGCCCGCGACGCCGAGGTGCTCGCCGAGAAGTACGAGAAGGCGCTCGACGAGCTGCCGCCGGAGCTGGTGCGCGGTCCGGTGCGCCAGCGCCTGATCGACGGTGCCAAGCGCCGCTACGCCGCCGGCCACAAGCGGTCGCTCGCGGCCATGCGCTCCGAGCGGTATTTCCGGCTGCTCGATGCCCTCGACGAGCTGGCCACGGCCGAGCCGGCGACCACCGCCGGCGGCGAGGAGCCGAAGCAGGCCACCGTCGCGTCGGCGTACCGCAAGGTGCGCAAGTACACGAAGGCGGCGCGCGAGGCCCAGGCGTCGACCGAGCTGTCCGCCGAGGAGAAGGACGAGGCACTGCACCGGATCCGCAAGGGCGCGAAGCGTCTTCGGTACACCGCGGCGGCGAC is from Mycolicibacterium grossiae and encodes:
- a CDS encoding CYTH and CHAD domain-containing protein, with amino-acid sequence MASDKRKASRHTEIERKFAVSEDTVSPSFQGLSAVGRVDRLEPAHLDAVYYDTPGQDLAAHRVTLRRRTGGTDAGWHLKLPAGADARTEVRLPLSEGDAVPDELRDVVLALVRDRDLAPVARISTTRNVDLLFAQDGTPLAEFCDDHVTASAVGGEEQFWREWELELAEGADPALLERLANRLFDAGAEPAGHGSKLAKVLSATAPRRPPLPEDPVHRAVAEQFAELLEWDRAVRADAWDAVHQMRVITRKIRSLVKGSEESFGLSGDAWVLEELKLLAGVLGVARDAEVLAEKYEKALDELPPELVRGPVRQRLIDGAKRRYAAGHKRSLAAMRSERYFRLLDALDELATAEPATTAGGEEPKQATVASAYRKVRKYTKAAREAQASTELSAEEKDEALHRIRKGAKRLRYTAAATGAAEVADRSKAIQSLLGDHQDSVVSRRHLSSEATAAHVAGEDTFTYGLLFAHEDAVARAAEEQLDGVLKQLAKAVEKSG
- a CDS encoding enoyl-CoA hydratase/isomerase family protein; protein product: MAEFETLQFSQSGPVAEIVLNRPDAANGMNDVLTRELASAAALCDTPATKVVTITGAGRFFSAGGDLRAMAAAPDAGVFVKGIADDLHRALSTFARMDAVVITVVNGTAAGAGFSLAVTGDLVLAAESAKFTMAYTKAGLSPDGSSSYYLPRLIGIRRTQQLMLTNRTLTAAEALDWGMLTEVVSDAELADRARALAQQMATTSRTSNAAVKRLLLDTFATGIEEQMELEARAIAECATAADGQEGIAAFLDKRAPTFG